The nucleotide sequence TGGCAATGTAGTTGCGCGTGCCCGCGCGGCCGTCGGCCCGGCGATAGCCTTGGAAGGTGTGGTCTTCGATCGGCGCGGGGTCGGGCGGCACCTCGGTCGCATACTCATAGTCGCGCGAGAACGCGCCCGCCTCGACGTTGTGCGTGTGGACCCAATCGCCCGGCTCGATGGCCTCGGTGGCGAAGCCGATGGTCTGGCCGTAGCGATAGACCCGGCCGCCCTTGGCAATCGGCACGAGCGCGATTTTGTGACCCAGGCGGACGGCACCCGTCAGACGCACCGTTCGTCCGCCGGCCGTCACTTCGCTGCCGCCTTCGAGATTGCGGGTGGCAACGCAGACATTATCATCGGGATGCAGGAGGACCACGGTAGCGGCCGGAAGCGAAGTGGCGGGCATGGGGCAGGTGGGGACTGTTTAGGGGGCGGGACATGCTCGCCTTGGCGAGCGCCGGCCCACCAAGGCCGGCGGGCCGCCAACTTCAGTTTACCGGCCGGCTTGTGGGACCGCAATTGCGTCAGGGTCTCTCGAACTCGGTCCGTGGTATTCCAGATTGCCGAATAATCGCGCGTAAAGTGCCAGTGCGCAAGTTGGGCATGATCGGGCACCGGAACCGTTGTCGTTCTCCCGGCGTGCAACCGTTGCATGAGGATGTGCCTGCTGCGACGCCTCACTTCGACGAACCCGTGCCGCGCTAGAATTGCACAAACTTCCTGCGCGGAAAGGGCCCTAAGTTTGCCCAACAGCCACCTCGACTTGCGTCACGTAAACCTCGTTGGCTAGGCGGCGCGACACCTCTTCCTCTGAGGCGCACTCAAAGAACAACTGGTTCGTAGACTACAAAAGCGGGAAGAAGGAGCCTGCGGGCCTTGGGGAGCTGCCGCAATGGGCGGCAGCATGGCAACTATGACGCACCTCGTTATTTCGGCGAAGAATTCTCCGCCAAATCGGGCATCGTCGCGGTCCATTCATGCGAGGGCGGCGTGCCGCTGACGTTGCAGGCCCAGTTGATGCCGTTGAACAGCAGTTGGCAAAAGGCCGGCTGGCTGAAGTCGCCGATGTGGCCCAGCGACGTGTAGAACGAACGGCCGCCGTCGGCACGCACGCGCGTCCAAGCCACCGGCTCGCTCGCAAAGCCGGGCACCATCCCCAGCAACAGCGGCTGCGTGCCGGGCAAAAGCGGACTCACCTTGTAAAGCGAACACGGGCTGACGTACTGCTGAAGCGAGATTCCGGCAAGCACCGCGTGCGGCCCGCTGCCGGCGGCGACCGCCACCCGCGGGTGCAGATCGTTGGCGTGATGATTCACATAGTTGCCGCCCCAAACTTGCTGGTCGAAGTCGGCCCACTGCGCGACTCCCCCTTGCGCAAGATCTTTGCCCAGCGGCTTGCCGGCCGGCGGGGCAAAGGCATGGCTGGCCGTCCGGATGCCGATCATCGGCTTGCCCGCGGCGACGAAGCGGCGCACGTGGTCGAGCTCGACGGCAGGTAGCGGCCGCCGCCGCACGCTGACCAGCAAGGCGTCGGCCTGGTCGAGCGCCTCGATCGCAGGAATGTCGCGGCGGTCGGTGTCGCTGCCGAAGATGAAGCTCACGCGATAATCGCGCCCCAGGTACTGTGCCGCGAACTTGGGCAGCGATTCTTCGGTCTTGTATTCGTCTTCGGCTACGAGCAAAGCAAGCTGCGGCCGGCGGTCGCCCGAAAAGCGGAACTCGCGCCCGTCGCCGAGCAAATCGCCGCTGGCGACCGTCGGGCAAACGAACTTTTCGATATGTTCGACGATCAGATCGGTGCCGGTGAAGTGGCTCACGTAAGGCCACTTGGCCGGATCGTACATCGTGTCGGTCATGTCGCGCATCAGAACGACGTGCTTGCCGTTCTTGGCCAGTTGCCGCAGACCGAACGGCCGGCCCAGCACGCACATGTTCGTGTGGACGCCAAGCAGGATCACGTTCTTGATGCCGCGCTCGTCGAGGAGGTTCCAGATTTCGACGCCCGAATCACTGATCGCGTCATTGGCGTCGTCGATTTCCAGCGCCGCGAACTGGGCCTTCCAAGGGGCCTTGGGATGGCGGCCGATCGAGGCGAGGTAATCGTGCCACTGCCGATGTTCGACCGGGTCGTCGTCCTCGCCGCCGGCCCGCTGATCGAGCGGATAGGCGCCGCGGTCTTCGTTCGGAATCTGCCGGCACCACCGGCCGATCTCGCCGGGCAAGTTGCCGGCCGACGGCGCGCTCTTGGCCAACTGTCGCCCCGGACGGTTGGCGTATGCCTCCATGCAACCGCTGGGGGCGTGAATGACGAGCGCGCCGCGGTCGCGGGCGGCATGCAGGACCTGGTTCATGCGCGGCGCCAGCTCGTGTACCCGTCGCACCGCGTTGAGGCAGTGATGGGCGTCCCACATATCGCAGACGATGATCGCCGTTTGTCGCGCGTCCCAAGCGACGTCGCGTTCGGTCAGCGTATGATAACGGCCCGAGCCGGGCGAGGTTTCTGTTCGCCGTCGCAGATTGAGCTTCAGCGTGCTGGAATCTTCGGCGCCCGCGAGCGAGCCGCAAGCCACAACGATCGCCACCGCCAAGCGTTGCCATTGAACACGCACAACCCGCCATCCTTTCTTGAGCGAAGATTCGTTTCCGCCCCGCGATCACCAGACGTTTAGATTATCGTGGCGGGGGCAACGCGACAAGTTTTGGCGATCATATCAGGTCGCTTGTCACAGATTGCTTGCCCTGGTTTTCCGGCAGGCCGATAATGGCAGCGGAGGCCGCGTGCGGCCTGCAATTCAATTCCTCATTTTTTGTCGTTCTGGTTGTTCCGTTTCTTGACTGTCGGCGCGCCCCGGTTGACGGTCGTCACGTCAGGGCCTTAACGGCCTCGATGCATCGCTCTCTTCCTTTCTTTCGTCACCGCGCGGCCGGCGGCTGGAACGCAGTCTGACCGTCGCTGTACCAATGGCTGCCGGGCTTCCTGGGCCAAGTGAGGTAGAGCACCGTCTTGGCGCCGGACCGGCGAGCCAGCTTGTCGAATCGCCCGATGTAATCCGTGCCCCTCTCGACGTCGGTCACTGCCCAGAAGCTGTGCTCCTGAATCACCACATAGTCCCAATGGCTGCCGCGGACCGCATCGGCGGCTTTGCCTTCTTCCCATATCTCTTTCAGCGTTACGCCGCCGCGCGTGACCGACTTGATTCTAGCCGACTTCGCACCCGGCGGCCAGCGTTGACCGATCTTTGCGATCTTTGAATCAAGGCCCCGGAAAAGGCGTCCCGCCTGCTCCCCGGTGCTCGGATAGCCTCTTAGCCCGGATTATTCACCGGCCCACACCAACCCGAAGCGCAAGCGAGGATCAGCAACGGACTTAGCTCGCTTGCGCTTCGGGTTGGTGTTCGCGCAGTCTGCGCGCCAAGTTCGGGGGCCGGTGAATCATCCGGGTTAGTGCCCGACATCGTGCGGCGCAAGGCAGGCGTCGATGAAAGCATGGAGATCGTCGGTCTCTGGCAGCCGTTCGGGCTGGCGAGCCGTGCGGCGCAAGTGATCGGCAAGCTGGTGCAAAAACGCCTCGATGCGGCCCGCCTGCTCTTCCTGGCCGGCCAGATCGTGAAGTTCCTCCGGATCGTTTTGCTCGTCGAACAGTTCGATCACCCGCTTCGTGAGCGGTTCGGACGTGGCGTAACCGTCTTCCCGCTGTCGGCGGCCGGTGATGTAGACCAGCTTGTACCGATCGTCGCGGATCATCGCTTCTTCGTTCTCGGAGTATTCCACCACGACGCGATCGCGATGCCGCTGCGCGCCGCCGTCGAGCAGCGCCGCCAGACTGCGGCCCTGCACCGCCGCGGGGACCGGCACCCGGCACCGATCGAGAACCGTGGGCACGATGTCGATGAACTCCACCAACGCCGCGTTGTGGCCGGCATGCTGGCCGCCGGGCAATCGTATCACGAGCGGAGCGCGGACCGCCGGCTCATAGGAACAGTGCTTCTCGAAGCGACCGTGCTGGCCGAGCATGTAGCCGTGATCGCCCGTCAGCACCACCAGCGTGTCGCGGTCGTGCCCGCTGGCTTTGAGCGCATCCAGCACCAGACCGACGTTCTTGTCGAGGAACTCCGCCGACGCGTAATAAGCCGCCGTGATGCCCTGCTTTTGCGCCTCGGTCAGGTCGCGAAAGATGGCCGGTATTTGCCACTCGTCCTGCGGCCCGACTGCCGGCACGACGAACGACCGCGGGTCGCGGCGGCCCCGATATTCGACCGGAAATACGAAGGGCGAGTGCGGCTCGTAAAAACTGACCATGAGAAAGAACGGCTGGCCCGGTGCTTTTTGCAGGTAGTCCGCCGCCTGCCG is from Pirellulales bacterium and encodes:
- a CDS encoding sulfatase-like hydrolase/transferase, with the translated sequence MMRTTFFLFAILSFTASSITAADAPRPNVLWICADDLAAYTLGCYGNAQAHTPNIDRLAAEAVRFDRAYCNSPVCTASRQSFLTGRYPRTVGVTQLKSALPESETTLAEMLAAAGYRTGAIGKMHFNGPLKHGFELRLDIPEYQRALKKRGRQPLPDNVRVQPPWHPFRDPASVWLNSECLPVGLTDADTSGTWFARQAADYLQKAPGQPFFLMVSFYEPHSPFVFPVEYRGRRDPRSFVVPAVGPQDEWQIPAIFRDLTEAQKQGITAAYYASAEFLDKNVGLVLDALKASGHDRDTLVVLTGDHGYMLGQHGRFEKHCSYEPAVRAPLVIRLPGGQHAGHNAALVEFIDIVPTVLDRCRVPVPAAVQGRSLAALLDGGAQRHRDRVVVEYSENEEAMIRDDRYKLVYITGRRQREDGYATSEPLTKRVIELFDEQNDPEELHDLAGQEEQAGRIEAFLHQLADHLRRTARQPERLPETDDLHAFIDACLAPHDVGH
- a CDS encoding ThuA domain-containing protein — its product is MRVQWQRLAVAIVVACGSLAGAEDSSTLKLNLRRRTETSPGSGRYHTLTERDVAWDARQTAIIVCDMWDAHHCLNAVRRVHELAPRMNQVLHAARDRGALVIHAPSGCMEAYANRPGRQLAKSAPSAGNLPGEIGRWCRQIPNEDRGAYPLDQRAGGEDDDPVEHRQWHDYLASIGRHPKAPWKAQFAALEIDDANDAISDSGVEIWNLLDERGIKNVILLGVHTNMCVLGRPFGLRQLAKNGKHVVLMRDMTDTMYDPAKWPYVSHFTGTDLIVEHIEKFVCPTVASGDLLGDGREFRFSGDRRPQLALLVAEDEYKTEESLPKFAAQYLGRDYRVSFIFGSDTDRRDIPAIEALDQADALLVSVRRRPLPAVELDHVRRFVAAGKPMIGIRTASHAFAPPAGKPLGKDLAQGGVAQWADFDQQVWGGNYVNHHANDLHPRVAVAAGSGPHAVLAGISLQQYVSPCSLYKVSPLLPGTQPLLLGMVPGFASEPVAWTRVRADGGRSFYTSLGHIGDFSQPAFCQLLFNGINWACNVSGTPPSHEWTATMPDLAENSSPK